The window TCTCCTTGTTGTTCTCTAGATACACATCCTCTTGGCTTATTGCTGAGATGTGTATTTGGAGAACAGCTGGGAGGTGATGTCGAAATTTTGTCTCGGGTCGGAGTACGTCATGAAAGCGGACCCAGCCTACACAttctcgggtgggattaggacctatctttacctattacaTAGCTCAGTGCATGTCGTAAAACTTGATGGAACCACTTGTTACATAAAAAAATTATGTGTGCGTTTCACTGTATATCAGAGGATGGAAGAATGTGAGTGGATGTACACCGGACATCCCAGCATGGAGGGTATGACCCCTGAGTGGAGGTCGAAGACCAATGATTTCCTGGAATTAGTATTTGCTGGAGAGACGTCAGTTCATGGAATTTGGTGCCCATGCACGGAGTGTGATAACCAGACTAAAAGAGATAAGATTACTATGAttaaactgttggaaatatgccctagaggcaataataaattggttattattatatttccttgttcatgataatcgtttattatccatgctagaattgtattgataggaaactcagatacatgtgtggatacatagacaacaccatgtccctagtaagcctctagttgactagctcattgatcaatagatggttacggtttcctgaccatggacattggatgtcgtagataacgggatcacatcattaggagaatgatgtgatggacaagacgcaatcctaagcctagcacaagatcgtgtagttcgtttgctaagagcttttctaatgtcaagtatcatttccttagaccatgagattgtgcaactcccggataccgtaggaatgctttgggtgtaccaaacgtcacaacgtaactgggtgtctataaaggtgctctacaggtatctccgaaagtgtatgttgggttggcacgaatcgagactgggatttgtcactccgtgtaaacggagaggtatctctgggcccactcggtaggacatcatcataatgtgcacaatgtgaccaaggagttgatcacaggatgatgtgttacggaacgagtaaacagacttgccggtaacgagattgaacaaggtatcgggataccgacgatcgaatctcgggcaagtaacataccgattgacaaagggaattgtatacgggattgattaaatcctcgacatcgtggttcatccgatgatatcatcgaggagcatgtgggagcaaacatgggtatccagatcccgctgttggttattgaccggagagtcgtctcggtcatgtctgcgtgtctcccgaacccgtagggtctacacacttaaggttcggtgacgctagggttgtagagatattagtatgcggtaacccgaaagttgttcggagtcccggatgagatcccggatgtcacgaggagttccggaatggtccggaggtaaatatttatatatgggaagtcttgttttggtcgccggaaaagtttcgcgcattatcggtattgtaccgggagtgccgaaaggggtccgggggtccaccaaggggtccacatgccccggggggccacatgggctgtggggtgtgcaccttggcctatatgggccaagggaaccagccccaagaggcccaggcgccaagagataagataaagggagagtcctaaagggggaaggcacctccgaggtgccttggggaggatggactcctccctggccgcacccttccttggaggaagggccaaggctgcgcccccccccccctctcccttggcccaatatatagtggggggagggagggcagcaaaccctaagccctggcgcctccctctccctcccgtgacacatctccctcctcccgcagcgcttggcgaagccctgttggaatcccgctacttccaccaccacgccgtcgtgctgctggatctccatcaacctctcctcccccttgctggatcaagaaggaggagacgtcgctgctccgtacatgtgttgaacgcggaggtgccatccgttcggcgctaggatcatcggtgatttggatcacgacgagtacgactccatcaaccccgttctcttgaacgcttccgctcgcgatctacaagggtatgtagatgcactccttccctctagttgctagtaaactccatagattgatcttggtgatgcgtagaaatttttgaatttctgctacgttccccaacataaacACTTAGGCAAATATGGGTTTACGCCAGGCTATTACCGGTGGATCTTTCACGGTGAGACAGAACAGTCCAGGGCGAAGGTGGTGCGACAACGCACCGGCGAATATGATACTCGGATTGAAAACCTGTTAGATGACATCCGCCGTGCGGATCCGTGGGAGGACCCGAACTCCGAGGAGCCGCCGGAAAGCCCTGAAGAGTATCATGCAGCTTCGTTTGCGGCACAAAAACCCCTTCACGCCCATACAGAGGTTACTCATCTAGATGGCATTGCACGCCTAATGGCCCTGAAGGCAAACAATAACATGAGCATAATTTGCTTCAATGATTTGTTGTCAGTTATTGCTAGCCGTTGCCTAAAGAAAATATATTTCCAAAGAACATGTACGAGTCGAACAAAATCCTCGGTTCACTTAAGATGCCGTATGAGCAAATACATGCTTGTCCAAACGGATGCATGTTATTTAGAAATGAACATAAAGATACGAATTATTGTGTCAAGTGCAAATCCTCTAGGTATATTGAGGTAATAGATGATGATGGTAGCAAGAGGCAGCTCACAATTGCCGTCCATATCCTTCGATATCTTTCATTCACAGAAATGATCCAGAGGCTTTATATGACCGAGGAAACTGCCCAATATATGAGATGGGCCGCCGAAGGGAAGATGTACAATACAAAAAAGATGCAACATCCACGGGATGGCGAAGCATGGAAGAAATTTGTTGAAATTCATAAGAAAACAGATGACTGGAAGAGTGTAGCTGTTAGGATAACAACCGACGGGTTCAATCCATATGGTTTGATGGCTTCCATATACAGTTGTTGGCCAGTATATGTTATCCCCCTGAATCTGCCCCCTGGCGTTTGCATGCAACGACATCACAtgttcctgacgttgataattccaggtcCTAACTATCCCGAGAAGCATATGAGTGTATATATGGAGCCATTGGTGGACGACTTACTTGTTGCTTGGAACAACGGGGTCCGGACATACGATGCTGTTTCAAAGAAGCACTTCAATATGCATATCTGGTACCACACATCGCTACATGACCTACCGGCACGTGCGATATTTTGTGGTTGGTGTGTAAAGGGGAAGTGGCCTTGCCCAGTGTGTCGATAGCGTGTGACTTTCATTTGGCTGGCTAAGGGTCACAAGTATGTATGCTTTGACCAACATCGGCAGTTCCTTCATCTTGATCACCCATACAGGCAAGACGCTATGCACTTCCAAAAAGGTGTTATTGTTGATGACCCGCCACCACCTATTATGATTGGTGCCCAGCTTAAGGATGAGTTAGATGCTCTCGAGGAAAAGCTCGATGGGAAAGGTTTTGTGGGATATGGAGAGACACACCAGTGGACTCACATTCCAAGCTTATGGAGGCTCCCTTACTTTAAAGATCTTCTACTTCCACACAACATTGATGTaatgcacactgaaaagaatattGCGGAGGCCTTACTCGGCACGCTCCTCGACACCGAGAAGTCAAAGGATAACATTCAGGCTAGGATCGATCAAGCCAAACTATGCAACAGGCAAAAATTAAATTTGGTGCCTCGTGCAAAAGGTAATTCTTGGAAGAAGCCACCAGCCCCTTTCACCCCTTCAATGCCCCAAAGGAAGGAAATTCTCCAATGGATTGTGAACAACTTGTACTTCCCTGATGGATATGCAGCTAATATCATGAAGAGAGTGAATATGGCTACAAAGCGAATAGGAGGCCTCAAGAGTCATGACTACCATGTATGGCTTGAGCGGATAATGCCTGTGATGATTCGAGGGTATGTCAGAGAGGATATTTGGTGAGTGTTGGCGGAGTTGAGCTACTTCTTCCGTCAGCTTTGTGCCAAAGAACTAGATTATGAAGTGGTTGCAAAGTTGGAGGAACAAGCACCTGAGTTGCTATGCAAGTTAGAGATGATATTTCCGCCAGGTTTCTTTAATCCGATGCAACATATGATCTTACATCTCGCGTATGAGGCTAGAATGGGAGGACCTGTGCAGTTCCGATGGCAGTATGCACCTGAACGGGAGTTCAAGCATCTTCGTGGGAAATGTACGTGGATCCACGTGCGATTTCTATTCTCCCCCGAGTGTTTGGCTTTTCTGGGAAGAGATTTGAGGAATAAATGGACGCATCAGACAGCTAACACAAGGTTAGATGGGACGAGCGCGGTGCGACCAGCCGAAATTTCGGCCCACCTCTCGGCGCCTATCACTGGCCAATTATTTCATAATTAAAGATCGACATGTCAAAGCACATGCCGAAAAAAAATTCTTGCCACGGCCTCTAGTCCTTTTTATATTTTGATTTGGTGAGTTGTGCCCACTTCAGTAATTTTGTAACGATTAAGACGGTAAAATGTAAAATTAAAAACAAAGAGGCGCCAGATCGAAAATATGAAGAACCGCCGAAATTTTCTCGCTCGTTCCGTTCGTCTTCTCAAATCCAATCCCCCCAAAACCTCCACAACCCTAGCAGCCCATTCGGCCTCCCAATCCCCGATCACCGGCCAGCCACAAACGATGCCGCCGGAGCTGGTGCGGCAGCTGGGCGAGATGGAGGAGCTCGTGGAGGAGATCCTCATCCGCCTCCCGCCGGACGAGCCCGGGAACCTCCTCAGCGCCTCCCTCGCCTGCAAGCCGtggcgccgcctcctcgccagccgcGGCTTCCGTCGCCGCTACCGCGACTTCCACCGAACGCCTCCAATGCTCGGCTTCCTCCACAGCTGGCTGTGCACCGAGTTCGTCCCCACCACTGACTTCCGCCCGCGCGAGCCCGATCTACTGCAAAGTCGTTACTCCGTGGAGGACTGCCGCCACGGCCGCGTCCTCCTCCAGTACTTCGATAGGGATGCGAACATGCCGCTCTTAGTCATCTGGGAGCCCGTGACGGGCAGCCAGACGGTGCTGCGCTGCCCCGAAATGCCGGGGACGACCAGCGCTGCCTCGGTGCTCTGTGCCGCGGACGGCTGCAGGCACGGTGACTGCCATTTCGGTCCAACCCTCGTGGTTTTTGTCAACCTTGACGAGGAAGCCAGGGCCGCTACGGCGTCCGTGTACTCGTCTGAGACGGGTAACTGGAGCTCTCCGGTCACTCTGGATGTTGGTTTTGCCGAGATTGAAATCAGCTTCACCATGATGCCCAGTGTTCTCGTCGGAGACGCGC is drawn from Aegilops tauschii subsp. strangulata cultivar AL8/78 chromosome 1, Aet v6.0, whole genome shotgun sequence and contains these coding sequences:
- the LOC120972742 gene encoding uncharacterized protein; this translates as MPPELVRQLGEMEELVEEILIRLPPDEPGNLLSASLACKPWRRLLASRGFRRRYRDFHRTPPMLGFLHSWLCTEFVPTTDFRPREPDLLQSRYSVEDCRHGRVLLQYFDRDANMPLLVIWEPVTGSQTVLRCPEMPGTTSAASVLCAADGCRHGDCHFGPTLVVFVNLDEEARAATASVYSSETGNWSSPVTLDVGFAEIEISFT